AGATCCGCGTGGAGCAGCTCGCCTCCCTATGTGCCTTGAGCCCAGGGCACTTCCACAGCTGCTTTCGTGAGCTAACTGGAGTGACGCCGCTGGCGTATGTACAGCGCAGGCGCCTAGAGCACGCCCGTACGCTGGTTCGCCATAGCACGCTGAGCCTGGGGCATATCGCTATGCTGGTGGGCTTTCGCGATCAGGGCAGTTTCTCCCGCGCTTATCGGCGCTATTTTGAAGTCTCTCCTTCGTCTGATAGATAGACCCTCTCTTAGATAGCCATACCTCCCAGATAGCCGCTTTCAGTAAATGGCTTCTTCCTGAAAACTGCCTGCATGACTTGCGGGCAAATCTACCGCAGTGTCGGGCAAGTAATTTGTCGGCGAGCGCACTAGTCTTTGATGATCCCTTTTAAATCAACACAACCTCTTTCAAGGAAAACACCATGGGCGTTACCTACCAAGACAGCAATGCACGTATGAGCCAAGTGGCGATTCACAACGGCACCGTTTATCTGGCTGGCCAGGTTCCACCTGATGCCACGGCGGATATGCGCGGCCAAACCGAGCAGGTGCTGGCGCGTATCGATCAACTGCTGGCCCAGGCGGGCACCTCGAAAGAGCATTTGATCTCAGCGCAAATCTGGGTCACCAGCATGGCGGAGTTCGAC
This Vreelandella neptunia DNA region includes the following protein-coding sequences:
- a CDS encoding RidA family protein; protein product: MGVTYQDSNARMSQVAIHNGTVYLAGQVPPDATADMRGQTEQVLARIDQLLAQAGTSKEHLISAQIWVTSMAEFDQMNAAWDAWVVPGRPPVRAALEAQLAKPEWKVEIMVVAALPEA